Genomic segment of Populus trichocarpa isolate Nisqually-1 chromosome 12, P.trichocarpa_v4.1, whole genome shotgun sequence:
GTGGGTATAGATGGATCTCGAAAACTTGGTGTTTTAACTGTAGGCTTGTTTTACAGTACTGCGAGTTCACCCTCATCGCATATCTAAAGTGTCAAGATGGATGGTGTGAATAAAATTTTGGTTAATTCAAGTGTAGTAAGACTAGTGTGCTCTGCAAAAATTTTGGTTAAAACTAGCTGTTCTGTTTCAGCAGAATGAAAAAGTGAGTTATCCTATGAGCTGACCACGggatagttttttctttcaccTTGACCTGCATATTGTGTTGCTTTGAATTTGGGTAATATACTTTGTGAGATCCTCATCTTAAGCTGTGTATGATATGAAAAATCATACTTTGTGAGATTCCTCATCTTAAGCTGTGTATGTTGAAAGACATTTCCATCTACATGGTTGTATTGTGCAAGGCGTTCTGATCTGCAAGGAGCTCCAGTCTGGATCTGTCCCtgttgagaagaagaagaaacaatgaGTAAATTTCAGCTCAAGCCTCAAGCAACAGCCTAACAATCTATCAACATATCCAACTTCTGCGCTCCAACAGTTTATTCAAAGGCGTTCAAGAGCACATCATCTGgcatggtaataataataataatataaaaaaaaccaagagctCGAGAAATGCCCTAGTACTTACTGTAGCCAATCCAACCGAAAGATCAGCTATGATAGTATCCTCGGTTTCAACACTACAACGAACAAGGGGAACCATGTCAGAAAtgttaattggtgaaaaaataattgatgaaagCCACAAAAAAGAGGACGTACCTCCTGTGGCTTGCCATGACACCCCAGCCAGCACGTTTCGACATTTTCACAGCTTCAATACTTTCAGTTACAGAACCAATTTGATTCACCTGATAAATTGTGAAATAGAGGGCTAAACAGTTTAGATTTGGTAGCTCCAGCATTGCAGGTATTCTCCTTAATTGCTTTCTCCACACGCTGCAATAAAAACACTTGAGTAGGTGGCCGATCACTTTCAGATTTTGCTCATCTCAACATACATTATACAGAACATGTTACAAGACTAATAGTTTAAACCTTAGCTCCCATAATCACCTTGGGGTTTGTGACAAGGAGATCATCACCAACAAACTGCACTTGCTCACCAATTTCAGATGTCATCTTAGCATAGTGTTCCCAGTCATCTTGATCGAATGGATCCTCAATGGTTACAATTGGATAATCAGTCGCACATGATTTGTACACATTCTTCAGACTGTCTCCAGATATCTTTTGTGATCCATCGTTGTTCTACAACAGAAAGATTCATAAGCTGGGGCCTCAGGTTTAAATTCAAACTTGATAGAATGCAGTCATTCTAAGGAGACAGAAAGTAGCATTTGGTCGTTAAACAACATGATTAAATGAATAAGTTACCTCTTCCTTGAAATTCAAATCATAGGTGTTGTCATCGTTATTATAGAATTCTGAAGCAGCAACATCCATAATGATTTTAAGAGCAAAGAGCTTTAACATCATCAGAAGAGATAGCAACCTTTCCGGTATATCCAGCTTTGGCTATTGCTGTCTTGAGCAGTTCAAGACCCTCTTTGTTTTCCTGCACAAAAGACACGATTCAACTTCATCACTGCCCGCGCAGTTTAATTCCAATCCAATTGGTAACAAGTCAGACCTAGAAGTTCTAATGCAACGATTAGTACATGAACAGGTAGCTAATAGCATTAACAAACCTGAATATTAGGAGCAAAGCCACCTTCATCACCAACAATAGAGTGAGAATTCAATACTATTTTGCAAACAATAGAGTGAGATATtatcattcaattaaaaaaaatgtaaatgctAGCAAGTCACTTGTAATTTTATACAAAGGCCTAATGTTATCCGTATCAAAtcagggtttagggttttactTTGGCTCTTCTTGCAGTATCTGCGATATCAACTTCAAAAGCTCAATCTCTCTCTAACAAGGTAAACTGTCACCTCTGAGCCTGAACCTGCTTGGTTTTAtttctgttttcctttctctttcacATTGAAATAGCTTGCTTTTGTATAGTCACTGGGCCCTTTTATGTATCTTTGATTTTTGCATCAAGCTGTGTTTTAGCTTGTTCTTGTATAAACTCATGAACTTCATGGTAAACCATCTTTTGGGTTTGAATAATTCTGAATTGGGTCCATAAGCTTTGTTGAATCGAGGCTATGTGTGTATTTGTTTGATGGTCTAGCTATCAGTTTAGAGTAAATTTTGTTCCATAAATCAAGGGTTGTTCTTGGTGCTTAAGTATGTAAATTGGATCATTTTCTTTGTtctattttggtttgtttcttTCCAGTATTAGTAGCAATGTGGGGTTTccagagagaggaagagaacAGCAAGGAAGATAGGAAACAGAATGAATTGAAATCATAGTAGGGATATTTGCTCCAAATACGAGAATCCAATCCATCTATCAATcgatttcaattttaatattacaATTGAATTCAATCATAGCAGAGAATTGGTTCCATAACAACCTATAAGTCTTTTGGATTCCACTCCATCTTTCTTTCCCATTTGAAAGATCCTGCGCTTGCCTAAGGGACAGAGACCGCTGGACTGGGATTAGGATAGGTTTACACAAGGCCTGACCTTAGCATTCCAATTAGATACCCCTTTCGATGCTCTGCTACATcaacaagaaagaagaagatcaaAAAATGATGTCTCGGGCCTCCTGATTATTATGCGGAGATGGTGAAGTCGGATGGTCATATGGAGGAAGTGAAGGGCTGGCTTTTGGCAGAGAAGAGGAGCATTGAGGAGGCCGAGGAGAGAAGGAAAGCTTGATTAATGCACCAGCAATGAGGGCTGGAAGTTTTGACACGTAGATCGTACGAGATCATAGCCACCAATTAGACACGTGGAGTAAGAAGCGCATGGTCAAGTAGGACCCAGCTGCAATTCACATGCAAAAGTGGTCCCTtagtttgaaaagaaaaaacaaaattcaaacatttataacatattttaaaaaaaattatattaggtAAAGATTTGATATAACGTGGTGAACTTgactagtaaaaaataattgaataattaaaaaatataatataatttaattaaaaaaattcaagaagataaaaaacaaaaaaattatgttaaaataaaattctcaattgagttaatattaaaaaataaaattaattaaaaaaaataaaataactcaagttaAAAAAGTCAAGCCTAGGGAATCCCGGGTCAATTTAGCTACATAATTGTTAGGGGTTGgcattttctccttttattctGTTGCTACAGTTTTGTAGGTAAGCAGTGTGAATACTTGAGATATGTGGCTAGCGTATGATGTGACGCTATAAATCGTTTTTTaagagatatttttaatatatatatatatatatatattaaaataatttttttaaaagattttttttatattagtatattgaaaattgaaataattaaaaaatactaaaaaaatacattttcaaatgaaacgctttttttaaaaacattaaaatacacaagttctatttttttttcctgagttTTCTGCCAGGTTAATGCAGATGGTAAATCCACTAACCTTTCCTCCTTCGGCCCCAATTTCTAGGCATGAATTATTTATCAGTAGCTGCTCATCAAAAAATACTGTTCATTGTCAATGGCCTAAAGTTCATATAACTAGATAGGACCCGCGCTATATTATGGGCCATCCAAATtctttttcaaagtaaaaaataaataaataaataaaggcaaGCGATGCAAGTGGTaagaaaatatctaaaaatcttCCAAGATTTGGTTGGATTTAATAGGCTAagctaatttaaatattatgaaataaataaataaattgataataaaattgataacaaaaaaaaagtcaagaaaacaaaactaagtTTACCTGGGTTAGCATGTCAAATTCATGACTTGATCGTAATATCGAGGTACCCTCATCGAAAACAAactgaataaaatcatgaaattcaattgtaaaacaatttaatattcaatggtgaaatcaggaaaaaaataaaataaaaaaagaaatgaaaaaataaattattgtcaCCCCGGGTTAATCCGTTAACCAtatagaaaggaaaacaaaaaaaaaaaacacgaaaatcaattcctaataaatcaaattttcaatgatgaaattagaaaaagaaattaatttttaaaaaaggatctaacaaaaaaataaaatcgacccATGTTAGCCTTCAAAACTCGTGACCCCGGTCATAAGCTCGAGACCAAcaccatagaaaacaaatcttaaaaacaacaaagcaaaattataaatcaataaaatgctagatgatgaaattgaaaaaaaaaacaaaaaaaaaccccttcaaaacaaaagaaattataattaaaagagtgaggactaaatttaatataaaaataatttgatataaaatgttGAACagtggaattaaaaataaaattcaattagacaagcgataaaaacaaacaaataaaaatcaaaagaataataatcaaatttgaaatttaaataaaatcaaacgaaatgatgagggatgaaattgaaaaaacaaattaatcaaaataagaatcaaaacaatccaaatagcaataaaaagaataaaaatcaaattgtatgaaaaaaacaaattaaatagagaaaaaaagtcAACCAGAGCCCAGCCACTCATCCGACCACTACATGCGCATCGCCATTGGAAAGACCACAATGAGACCCTTCCAACTCCGTTTTGGAAGATGGTGTTTAGATAGTGGATGATGCCACATGTGCCATTCAAAGGGAGCAGATATCGTCCATATACTAGCACGTGTGTGACATGTGcgagcattttttttaaataatatttaattattaaaaaatcaaaccactCCACTCCAACatgtaaattacaaaaaaacgcCAACCTAAAAAGACATCAATACCCTTGATTGCAAGGTTTAAATTTTTGTGTGGATGCATTTATATTGTTCATAAATATGTTAAAAGACTCCATCCACCCGAATAacctattaattaaaaaaaacatgaaaatacacAAATTCTCATGCTTGTtagtggtttctttttttttttttacttttaaggaTATGAAAGTCTTTATactattctttaaaaaatataaaaagatcaaattaacccaattaaatctttaaacaaATTTACTTTCAAATATGATGTAGTCTTTATACTAATGCAAAGTTAAAAGACCAAATCACCCCAAATAATTGGACAATGTTGGAAGAAGTTTTTGGAAACTATCAAATTGCCCCAAGAGTAAgctaacaaattttttattggaaggtaaaaaatataacaaattttttgctttttttttcttcttttctttcaattagaACTTTAACCTAAGTATGTCAAGGTCACTATTATGGATTGATTATCATCAAACAATCGAATCCCAGCTTCCATTGTAACTGTGCAGTGAAAGACACAAGGAAAAGAGCAATTTAAGAGTCCAGAGACGTCAATGTGGTGCCATTAGAGTGTATGAGAAGCTAATCAGATGGCTCCATGTGCTGTTCTTGTTTGGTACAAAGGACCTTTTCCTTAGTTTAATGAAGAGAAGCCCCACATCCCTGTTGGCAAGAAGCTTCTCAGAATACATTGATGACTAAACAAGAGCATATAATATGTCATTTCCCATTAAAAAAGCTTCCTCTGCACTCTCTTTAGCCTATCAATACAAGGCTTTAAAAGGGCTCCGGCTCTTTGCGTCCTTACAGCAACACCCTCTCCCTTCAGGTTTTTGTCAGACTTCATATCCATTGATTCTCCCTAGATTTCATAACCATGTTCGAGTCTACAGTAGAACTGATCGTTCAGGCTGCTTCCAATTCTCTTGTGATCTTCTGCTTTTGCAATCTGATCATTGTCATGATTCTCATGGGCTCAAAGCCTGTCTCTAACTTTGGTCAAGAAAGCGAAATTCCCCAGTCAATGGTCACCAAGACACACACAAAGGTGAAAGAAGATGTTCTGGCCATGCCTTCACTTGATGAAAACAAGAAGCCTTCACTGGATGAAGACAAAATGTCAACGGACGACGGGAGAGTGTCAATTACCCTGGAAGAACCCACTGGCGACGACGATGAAGAAGAGAATGGAAATGATAATGAagaggatgaggatgaggatgagcTGAGGAGAAGAGTTGAAGAATTTATCAACAAGGTCAATCATGGATGGAGGGCAGAATTATCAAGGCACCATGTTTAGCCTTAGAAGTAACTTGATAGGAGTTTATGAAGGGTTTGGTCAATAACTTAGAAATGTGACACTGCTTGAGTTTGTTCTGATCATCATCTTCTCTCCACGTTATTGTACATGTCTAGTGATGATGATACAACTCactgagaaaattttgattgCAATGGTGGAAAgaaatatcagaacatcactgttaagaaaaatgaaaattactCTTCCACTGCAATTTCTTGATTACCTACTCATGTTTTGGACGGTAGTTTGGTACATAAAGTTTCAGACATCTTCTTTAGCAGTAATGTGTGACCCACTTGCGAAACTATCAGCATACTTCGTGGTGTGAAAGTGAATGAAGTAAATAGTTATTTGTATAGGATTTTAGCAGGTACGTACAGCCATGGCTGCCACTTAGATTTTAACCGTGTGCAAATCACTTTTGCCCAGGTGATTTGCAGGCACAGCTAGGATTCACAACTACATGTTGTCCCAACATTTTTAGGGTAAAGTTTGATCACTGTTTTTGAACAAAAGAGAAAGAGGCGGATGAGGTAGAAGGGAATGTTCCTCTATCCTTACTTGTTTAGAGAGTTAAATTCACTAAAACAccgtttcaaaaacatttatttttatgtttttgttttagtaACACATTTTTATCTATTATTACTATATTAGCATGGGCTTTATAGCgggttaatattatttttttaaaatataaaaatatattaaaaatataaaaaatattttaagcgTCTTGGATCTAACGGTCATGCCAGACTCAAACCTGAGCAgatgataattaaaatgttaagacttataattttttttaattttttatataaaaaaaatatttaaactatcattgaaaTAACCTAAACAAAATCCAAGTtcagaaattatttataaataataaatcttcacgaaaatctaatttaacattttagatgtaaaaattcaaatcatatcttactattgaaataatttattttttatatttatgaatttgatatTCCTTCAATAGAAATTCtatcttctctgtttttttctctcttctttttttctcttttttaactattttttaactcaatgtCTAGGTCTAGAATGATCCAAGCGACTGGGTCTAAGCAGGtgataattaaaatgttgagacttataattttttatttttttataaaaaaaaacatttaaactattcttaaagtatcctaaacaaaaatccaagttcagaaattatttataaacaacaaatcatcacaaaaatctaatttaacgttttaaatctaaaaattcaaattatatctTCCTATTGAAATagtctattttttatgtttatgaatttgttattccttcaatagaaattttatcttctctcttcttttttatgaatttttatttttttatgttttttttaatcaaactcaatgcaaaaaaacatttatttaatgggtggtcatttgtgatttttcaccacaacaacattattttatatatttttttaacaatactgGACTATATGTGTTTAGTTTCGTTATACATGTTTTCATCCACAATGCATACAAAAAAGAGAGGTTTATTTTTGAAGACTGAAATAAATCACTTAGAActcaacatattttttcattctttcctctttgaatataacaaattataaaataagcagcacaaatagaaaagaatttgCAGTTAAGTTCTACTGTATATGAATGAAAATACTGCTTAAATGAggcagtgtttgtttttgcagttcaatcgtgcttttgaaaaattttaaattttttgacctAGGCGCGTGGGTTTGGCAGATTTAGGCGCGTTGTTTTGGCAAACCCATGCATGGGTCTAGCAACCATTCCAGACACAAACATGATTGTTAGACCTAAAACGCTTGGATCTGGCATGATTGTCAGACCCAACTCTTGGATCTTGAATGATTATGGGTCTGATATTTTTGTCAGATCCATGGCGTTTGTGAATCTGATATTTTTGTCAGATCCAAGGCGCTAAAGTGGCAGAGAAGAAGCAATGAAtgagtctaaaaaaaatcaaaaaaatcatctagtaaaaagatgaaaaattaaaaataaaactaccattacaatctataataaaaaatcttttaatctaCAATGATTTCTCTATACTATTTCACTTTTGTTATAACACAACATTAAGCAAATACAACAGTAGAAAAATCCAGTTGTACAGTGCAGCCTTTGAATTATCAAATATACAACAGAATGCAAGTACAGCCTCTATGGTGTCTTGGATGATTATCTGTTCTTGACTGCGATTCTCTTTCACATGGATAAGTACTAAACAGGCATTGAAAAAGTGGATTAAGCCACGGAATGGGCACAAGGACGAGCCTAAAAGGCAACTATGGATGGAGTATCTTTGCTTAAACAAGAGTTACTTTTAATAATTGAAAGCCTGATTTAGCTTGGCTTCTCCATCCACATGGATAAAGAAAGTGTGACACAAAGGGTACAAAGAACAAGTTTGAAAGTAGCACGAGATGCTATTTTTATTAGGGTTCTTATAAAAGAGATTAATTGTCTACTCAACTATCCATAGACAAAGGCAAGTGCATGACCGGAGAACCTAAGCAAGAATTTCAGAAGATGAGAACATTGTTGATCATGCAACTCCAAATAATGTTACATCACTACTAAATGCACAAGGACAGagttaatataatttgatttgacaACGATTTATGAACTAACCACTTTTTAATCTTGTTTGTACTTGGATTGTGGTCTCAATCAAGACTGGGGACAACGAAACTGGCCATCTATGAAGGCAACTAAGATTCCTTGCTTATCTTGAAATGGAACATCATTTGCATGCTTGTTTCTGGGTCCCCTAACATTAGGTATCGTGTAGAGTGAACTTGTCAGGATCCCATCTTGTATTGGATGTGGAGTACAGTGATCTTAGGTTTCTAAGTCGGATTTGAACAGAGGCTCTTGCACTGTGCTATGGAAGGTCTTTCATAATTCATACTACATGATGAGATTAAAGAGAGGGTTTCTGCGAATCTGGAAGAAAATTTGCAGTCAATGTTTTCAGATAAATCTCAACTAGAAAAATTCTGATAGAGGACAAGGGCAAATCACGTGCTGAAAGAGAGATTCGGTGCCGAGTTCAAGTCATTGATGACCAAAATATCATCCATTTAAATTTGTACGGTTACAGAGTACTAAAATCAGAACAATGGCACACCAGTTTTCATACAGCTAAAAAGCGACAACACAACGCTACAAAACACAAGATTACAACAGCAGAAAAAGATGCTAAACTACTGCAAGTCCTGCCTAAAGCTAACAAAAGAGAGTACACTTCTGGGTTAAAATCCATATGATGTTAAACCCTGAATATTTCTCAATGAATAGCCGACGGGTTTATATTTCTCTAAGTTTGAATCAGCAGAAATGCTGTGGTATCTGCAGTTAAACAATGTAGATACAAACATCATCAGTAGGAGACCTCACAGTTTGAATGGTAATGACCTTTAGATCCAACATGAAGTGAAGTTCTGTTATCAGCAGGTGGATCCCTATTTAGGCTTGCATGGGGTTAAGAGAAG
This window contains:
- the LOC7482178 gene encoding enolase isoform X2, with the protein product MMLKLFALKIIMDVAASEFYNNDDNTYDLNFKEENNDGSQKISGDSLKNVYKSCATDYPIVTIEDPFDQDDWEHYAKMTSEIGEQVQFVGDDLLVTNPKRVEKAIKENTCNATIYQVNQIGSVTESIEAVKMSKRAGWGVMASHRSVETEDTIIADLSVGLATGQIQTGAPCRSERLAQYNHVDGNVFQHTQLKMRNLTKYDFSYHTQLKMRISQSILPKFKATQYAGQGERKNYPVVSS
- the LOC7482178 gene encoding enolase isoform X1; translated protein: MMLKLFALKIIMDVAASEFYNNDDNTYDLNFKEENNDGSQKISGDSLKNVYKSCATDYPIVTIEDPFDQDDWEHYAKMTSEIGEQVQFVGDDLLVTNPKCFYCSVWRKQLRRIPAMLELPNLNCLALYFTIYQVNQIGSVTESIEAVKMSKRAGWGVMASHRSVETEDTIIADLSVGLATGQIQTGAPCRSERLAQYNHVDGNVFQHTQLKMRNLTKYDFSYHTQLKMRISQSILPKFKATQYAGQGERKNYPVVSS
- the LOC7482140 gene encoding uncharacterized protein LOC7482140; its protein translation is MFESTVELIVQAASNSLVIFCFCNLIIVMILMGSKPVSNFGQESEIPQSMVTKTHTKVKEDVLAMPSLDENKKPSLDEDKMSTDDGRVSITLEEPTGDDDEEENGNDNEEDEDEDELRRRVEEFINKVNHGWRAELSRHHV